A portion of the Bacteroides faecium genome contains these proteins:
- a CDS encoding endonuclease/exonuclease/phosphatase family protein, whose protein sequence is MRAFYRLFYYISILLTGVLAGVTIAGAFAGNATPDSFKFMPFIGLGLPVLLLANLAIAIYWTARWRCWVFIPLIAIFCNWGYISSVLQFPLFSPASKPMVKMGAYTPGILTVATYNVDAFNHEHTGYSCKEIAAYMKSQQADILCFQEFGINSEFGIDSLCVALSHWSYHYIPSSPEGEQLLQLAVFSRYPIKEEHLIIYPDSKNCSLWCDIEVNGRMIRLFNNHLQTTEVSRNKRKLEKELRTDNTQRAERAALTLMDGLHENFEKRAVQANILNLLISESPYPTLVCGDFNSLPSSYVYHTVKGDKLQDGFKTSGHGYMYTFKYFKHLLRIDYILHSPELKSIDYFSPELNYSDHNPVVMRVKM, encoded by the coding sequence ATGAGAGCCTTTTACAGACTATTTTACTACATATCTATCCTGCTGACCGGCGTCTTGGCAGGCGTAACAATAGCCGGTGCCTTTGCAGGCAACGCCACTCCGGACAGTTTCAAATTTATGCCTTTCATCGGTTTAGGTCTGCCTGTGCTTTTGTTGGCAAACCTGGCCATTGCCATTTATTGGACTGCCCGTTGGCGGTGCTGGGTTTTCATTCCTTTGATTGCTATATTTTGCAACTGGGGATATATCAGTAGTGTGCTCCAGTTTCCTCTTTTCAGCCCGGCTTCGAAGCCGATGGTCAAAATGGGGGCATATACTCCGGGAATACTGACCGTGGCGACCTATAATGTCGATGCCTTCAACCACGAGCATACGGGCTATTCATGCAAAGAAATCGCTGCTTACATGAAGAGCCAGCAAGCGGATATTCTTTGTTTTCAGGAGTTTGGCATTAATAGTGAATTTGGTATTGACAGTCTTTGCGTGGCTCTCTCCCACTGGTCTTACCATTACATACCTTCTTCTCCCGAAGGGGAGCAGTTGTTGCAACTGGCTGTATTCAGCCGCTATCCTATCAAAGAGGAGCATCTTATCATCTATCCTGACTCCAAGAATTGCAGTCTTTGGTGTGATATTGAGGTCAACGGGCGAATGATTCGCCTGTTCAATAATCATCTCCAGACTACAGAAGTGAGCCGTAACAAGCGCAAGCTGGAAAAGGAACTTCGTACGGATAATACGCAACGGGCAGAGCGTGCGGCTCTTACTCTAATGGACGGGCTGCATGAGAACTTTGAAAAACGCGCCGTCCAAGCTAATATTCTTAACCTGTTGATTTCAGAATCCCCCTATCCTACTCTGGTCTGCGGTGACTTTAACTCCCTGCCTTCGTCGTATGTGTATCACACGGTGAAAGGTGATAAGTTGCAGGATGGGTTCAAGACAAGCGGACACGGGTATATGTACACTTTCAAGTATTTCAAACATCTGCTGAGAATCGACTATATTCTCCATTCACCGGAATTGAAG
- a CDS encoding hybrid sensor histidine kinase/response regulator, with the protein MDRTLHDASNAQRILKLTADTMLLIDRNGVCVDIAPYCDAWFLQEDILLGKNIFELLPEYTRERVVPVFQTVLEEQRSISKNFKLVLKGETYYFKCLMHPYDDMVLCQYRDITQRSNVKRKLEHTNRTLREIQKVAQIGQWTYNTNENVFHYLGYTGVLAKEEVQHISFDKYKELIVKEDCHTFMEWCGRNLEGFNTESINYRVRLDGKIFYMTIQTYLREQLPDGSLNIEGYIQNITDTQLRRNDINTLTHAINNAKESIFAAKPDGTVIFANRRFLQNHGIAENRDISRLKIYNVAADLPTQEAWYARCKDATDGGNNKFIAPHPSKINKDILAYECTMYKVTNDEGEDSYWSFAHDISERMRYEAQIKRLNLIMDTTINNLPAGIVVKEINNDFRYIYRNRESYNRDVFNGTSIGMNDFDYYPFIVAEKKRQEDLQVASTGKGMHWTAEGKDRNGNLIILDKRKIRVDGDELSSPIIVSIEWDVTELEMIKRELMSSKEKAEMSDNLKSAFLANMSHEIRTPLNAIVGFSHLIAESDDAEERKTYYNIVNANNERLLTLINEILDLSKIESGTIEFSFGPTNLHHLCKEVYDAHIFRTPQGVSLVYEPSDESMMIETDKNRVFQVISNLIGNAVKFTKEGSISYGYELVDNQIVFHVTDTGTGIEPEKVGRVFERFAKLNQHAQGTGLGLSICKSIVERLGGQISVSSEFGVGTTFKFTLPYKGTGAGKEEVILESEGGAVASMDGDSASMNGDSASSEATQDGDNVKPACILVAEDTDSNFDLLEAILGKKHRLIRAHDGMEAVIMYDEVKPDLILMDIKMPNLDGLEATKIIRELSATVPIIAQSAFAYEQDRKAAQEAGCNDFIAKPIAQDKLKAMIKKWLSTS; encoded by the coding sequence ATGGACAGGACATTACATGATGCAAGTAACGCACAGAGAATACTGAAGCTGACGGCTGATACGATGCTGTTGATCGACCGGAACGGTGTCTGCGTAGACATCGCGCCGTATTGTGATGCTTGGTTTCTGCAAGAAGATATACTTTTAGGGAAGAATATATTCGAACTTCTGCCGGAATATACACGGGAGAGAGTGGTGCCCGTCTTTCAGACGGTGCTTGAAGAGCAAAGGAGTATCAGCAAGAATTTCAAGTTGGTACTGAAAGGTGAGACGTATTATTTCAAGTGTCTCATGCATCCTTATGACGACATGGTGCTCTGCCAGTATCGTGACATCACGCAAAGAAGCAATGTGAAACGCAAGCTGGAGCATACGAACCGAACGCTGCGGGAGATTCAGAAGGTGGCGCAAATCGGACAATGGACGTATAATACGAATGAGAATGTCTTTCATTATCTAGGTTACACGGGTGTGCTGGCGAAAGAGGAAGTTCAGCATATCTCGTTTGACAAATACAAGGAACTGATTGTCAAAGAGGATTGCCATACTTTCATGGAGTGGTGCGGCAGGAACCTGGAAGGATTCAACACGGAAAGTATTAACTATCGTGTCCGCCTGGACGGGAAGATTTTTTATATGACTATCCAGACATATCTGCGCGAACAACTGCCGGACGGCAGCCTGAATATCGAAGGGTATATCCAGAATATAACGGATACACAGCTTCGCAGAAACGACATCAACACGTTGACGCATGCCATCAACAACGCGAAAGAAAGTATCTTTGCCGCCAAACCGGACGGGACGGTTATCTTTGCCAACCGTCGTTTCCTGCAGAATCACGGGATAGCGGAAAACAGGGACATCAGTCGGCTGAAAATATATAATGTGGCGGCGGACTTGCCTACGCAAGAAGCATGGTACGCACGCTGCAAAGATGCTACGGATGGCGGAAACAATAAGTTCATTGCCCCGCACCCGTCGAAAATCAATAAGGATATATTGGCATACGAATGTACGATGTACAAGGTGACCAATGATGAGGGTGAGGATAGTTACTGGTCGTTCGCGCATGATATTTCCGAACGCATGAGGTATGAGGCGCAAATCAAGCGGTTGAACTTGATTATGGATACTACTATTAACAATCTTCCTGCGGGGATTGTGGTGAAGGAGATTAATAATGATTTCCGATATATTTACCGAAACCGCGAATCGTACAACCGGGATGTATTCAACGGTACTTCCATCGGTATGAATGACTTCGACTATTATCCGTTTATCGTGGCGGAGAAGAAGCGGCAGGAAGATCTTCAGGTCGCCAGCACCGGAAAGGGAATGCACTGGACGGCGGAAGGAAAGGACAGGAACGGGAATCTGATTATCCTCGACAAACGGAAGATACGGGTGGACGGCGACGAACTCTCCTCTCCTATCATCGTTAGTATCGAATGGGATGTCACGGAACTGGAGATGATAAAACGGGAGCTGATGTCGTCCAAAGAAAAGGCGGAGATGTCCGATAACCTCAAATCGGCTTTTCTCGCCAATATGAGCCATGAGATACGCACTCCGCTGAATGCGATTGTCGGTTTCTCACACCTTATCGCCGAAAGCGACGATGCAGAGGAGAGAAAGACGTATTACAATATTGTGAATGCCAATAACGAACGGCTTCTGACGCTGATTAACGAGATTCTCGATTTGTCGAAAATTGAATCGGGGACTATCGAGTTCTCTTTTGGGCCTACCAACCTGCATCACTTGTGCAAGGAAGTGTATGACGCGCATATATTCCGCACTCCGCAGGGGGTAAGTCTCGTTTATGAGCCTTCGGACGAGAGTATGATGATTGAAACGGATAAGAACCGGGTGTTCCAGGTGATTTCGAATCTGATTGGGAATGCGGTGAAGTTTACGAAGGAAGGTAGTATCAGTTATGGTTATGAGTTGGTGGATAATCAGATTGTTTTCCATGTAACGGATACCGGCACGGGCATTGAACCGGAAAAGGTGGGGCGTGTGTTCGAACGTTTCGCCAAGTTGAACCAGCATGCGCAGGGGACGGGACTGGGGTTGTCTATCTGTAAGTCAATCGTTGAACGGCTCGGCGGACAGATTTCGGTCAGTTCGGAGTTTGGAGTGGGGACAACGTTTAAGTTTACTTTGCCGTACAAGGGGACGGGTGCAGGGAAAGAGGAAGTGATTTTGGAAAGTGAAGGTGGCGCGGTAGCGTCAATGGATGGAGATTCAGCGTCAATGAATGGAGATTCGGCTTCTAGCGAAGCAACGCAAGATGGGGATAATGTCAAACCGGCTTGTATCCTGGTTGCCGAAGATACGGACAGTAACTTCGACTTGCTTGAAGCTATTCTCGGAAAGAAACATCGCCTTATACGTGCGCATGATGGAATGGAAGCGGTTATAATGTATGACGAGGTGAAGCCTGACCTTATTCTGATGGATATAAAAATGCCGAATCTGGATGGTCTGGAAGCTACGAAAATCATTCGCGAACTATCTGCAACTGTTCCTATTATCGCTCAAAGTGCTTTTGCTTACGAACAGGATCGGAAGGCGGCACAGGAAGCCGGATGCAATGATTTTATAGCTAAACCGATAGCGCAGGACAAGCTAAAGGCGATGATTAAGAAATGGCTGTCGACATCATAA
- a CDS encoding glycosyltransferase family 2 protein, with product MNNTLTLCLEIIFWFALFIVFYTYLGYGIVLYILVKLKELFVKPVKRSLPSADEALPEVTLFITAFNEEDVVDEKMENSLELDYPADKLRIVWVTDGSDDGTNDRLQTRWQGKATVYFQPLRQGKTAAMTRGMTLIDTPLVVFTDANTMVNREAIREIVLAFQDPKVGCVAGEKRIAVQTKDGAAAGGEGIYWKYESTLKALDARLYSAVGAAGELFAVRRELFEAMEPDTLLDDFILSLRITMKGYTIAYCTNAYAVESGSADMREEEKRKVRIAAGGLQSIWRLRPLLNPFRYGVLSFQYTSHRVLRWSVTPFLLFALLPLNVAILLLGGSSVFYGVLLGLQVLFYVLGYWGYYLSTRQIKNKLLFIPYYFLFMNVNVLKGIRYLKKKKGSGAWEKAKRAEK from the coding sequence ATGAACAATACTCTTACTCTCTGTCTCGAAATTATTTTTTGGTTTGCCCTGTTTATCGTGTTCTACACGTATCTGGGCTACGGAATCGTGCTTTATATCCTTGTCAAGCTGAAAGAACTTTTCGTGAAGCCGGTGAAGCGTTCACTGCCATCGGCAGACGAGGCACTGCCGGAAGTGACACTCTTCATCACTGCTTTCAATGAGGAAGATGTGGTGGATGAGAAGATGGAGAACAGTCTTGAGCTCGATTATCCTGCGGATAAGTTGCGTATTGTCTGGGTGACGGACGGCAGTGATGACGGGACGAACGACCGTTTGCAAACTCGTTGGCAGGGGAAGGCGACGGTATATTTTCAACCATTGCGGCAGGGTAAGACGGCGGCAATGACACGGGGAATGACGCTTATAGACACTCCGCTTGTAGTCTTCACGGACGCCAATACGATGGTAAACCGCGAAGCGATACGGGAGATTGTGCTTGCGTTTCAGGATCCGAAAGTGGGTTGTGTGGCTGGTGAAAAACGGATTGCCGTGCAGACGAAGGACGGGGCGGCTGCCGGTGGCGAAGGGATTTACTGGAAGTATGAGTCGACGTTGAAGGCGTTGGATGCACGGTTGTACTCGGCTGTAGGGGCTGCGGGAGAGCTGTTTGCCGTACGCCGGGAGTTGTTCGAGGCGATGGAGCCGGATACGTTGCTGGATGATTTTATTCTTTCGTTGAGGATTACGATGAAGGGATACACGATTGCTTATTGTACCAATGCGTATGCTGTCGAAAGCGGATCGGCCGATATGCGGGAAGAAGAGAAGAGGAAGGTACGCATTGCTGCGGGCGGTTTGCAGTCTATCTGGCGGTTGCGCCCGTTGCTGAATCCTTTCCGGTACGGGGTGTTGAGTTTTCAATATACGTCGCACCGGGTGTTGCGGTGGTCTGTCACGCCGTTTCTGTTGTTCGCTCTCTTACCGCTGAATGTAGCGATTTTATTGCTGGGGGGCTCGTCGGTGTTTTATGGGGTGTTGCTCGGGTTGCAGGTTCTCTTTTATGTTTTAGGGTATTGGGGGTATTATCTGTCTACCAGGCAGATAAAGAATAAGTTACTCTTCATCCCATATTATTTTCTTTTTATGAATGTCAATGTATTGAAAGGAATACGCTATCTGAAAAAGAAGAAAGGAAGCGGTGCCTGGGAAAAGGCGAAGCGGGCGGAGAAATAA
- a CDS encoding class I SAM-dependent methyltransferase codes for MINRNPYDRDDLKISKKDRVLEVGPGHNPTFRADVIVERFLESNYHRCGTVKVYPHQEIINANGEALPFKDKEFDYVICNQVLEHVENPADFIREQCRVAKRGYMETPSLLGEFLFPKKSHKWIILYLDNKLILFEKSRMPGNYENNYGELFLNYLPYQSLTYKLLWLTEGDLMLNRCEWKDDIDFVVNPTDERYTDFFTKPWSRKMVEQLYPRRSASKEFKKVAAAFYYMIKNKIKNKTHKHSPISLEEYMRLKGKQIVIV; via the coding sequence ATGATTAACCGTAATCCCTATGACAGAGATGATTTGAAAATCAGCAAAAAAGACAGGGTACTTGAAGTGGGTCCGGGGCACAACCCTACTTTCCGGGCAGATGTCATCGTAGAACGATTCCTGGAATCGAACTATCATCGTTGCGGAACTGTAAAGGTTTACCCGCATCAGGAGATTATTAACGCGAACGGAGAAGCGTTGCCGTTCAAGGACAAGGAGTTTGATTATGTGATCTGTAACCAGGTGCTTGAACATGTGGAAAATCCTGCGGATTTTATCCGCGAACAGTGCAGGGTAGCCAAAAGGGGGTATATGGAAACTCCCAGCCTGCTGGGCGAATTTCTTTTTCCGAAGAAATCACACAAGTGGATTATTCTCTATCTGGACAATAAGTTGATTCTCTTTGAGAAGTCCAGGATGCCGGGCAATTACGAGAATAACTATGGCGAGCTGTTTCTCAACTATCTGCCTTATCAGTCGCTGACTTACAAACTGCTGTGGCTCACGGAAGGGGATTTGATGCTGAACCGGTGTGAATGGAAGGATGATATTGACTTTGTAGTCAACCCGACTGACGAGAGGTATACTGATTTCTTCACCAAACCGTGGAGCAGGAAAATGGTGGAACAGTTGTATCCGCGAAGAAGTGCATCCAAAGAGTTCAAGAAGGTGGCTGCTGCGTTTTATTATATGATTAAAAATAAAATAAAGAATAAGACTCATAAGCATTCGCCCATTAGTTTGGAAGAGTATATGAGACTAAAAGGTAAACAAATAGTGATAGTATGA
- a CDS encoding glycosyltransferase family A protein: MSQWYSKYLQVYEKPFSEAPPSVVEEVRQNIAGLQSEHPVVTVSLIGYNEEKHLLACLWSLSEMKCKYPVEIIGVDNESKDRTAEIFQACGVPYYTETQHSCGFARLCGLTHARGKYHINIDSDTMYPPKYVEMMVDALERPGVVGVSSLWSYIPDEAHSKFGLMVYEAARDLHLWLQSFKRPELSVRGLVFAYRTEYARTTGIRTDIIRGEDGYLALQLKQFGKIAFVRSRKARAVTGYGTVGADGSLFNSFKVRVVKGLKGIGGIFTKKKEYIDEDSNLIKKK; the protein is encoded by the coding sequence ATGAGCCAATGGTACAGTAAATATCTGCAAGTATACGAGAAGCCTTTTTCAGAGGCGCCGCCAAGTGTCGTCGAAGAGGTGCGGCAGAATATTGCAGGACTGCAAAGTGAGCATCCGGTTGTCACGGTGTCGTTGATCGGATACAATGAGGAGAAGCATCTGTTGGCGTGTCTATGGTCATTGAGCGAGATGAAGTGCAAGTATCCCGTGGAGATTATCGGTGTGGATAATGAATCGAAAGACCGGACAGCGGAGATTTTTCAGGCTTGCGGCGTACCTTATTATACGGAGACGCAGCACAGTTGCGGTTTCGCCCGTCTTTGCGGTTTGACTCATGCACGGGGGAAGTATCACATTAATATTGATTCGGACACGATGTATCCGCCCAAGTATGTGGAAATGATGGTGGATGCGCTGGAACGTCCGGGCGTGGTGGGCGTGAGTTCGCTATGGAGTTATATTCCTGACGAAGCACATTCGAAGTTCGGATTGATGGTTTATGAAGCTGCGCGTGATTTGCATCTGTGGTTGCAGTCGTTCAAGCGTCCGGAGTTGAGTGTGCGCGGACTTGTATTTGCTTATCGCACGGAATATGCACGGACAACGGGGATACGCACGGACATCATCCGTGGCGAGGATGGGTATCTGGCTCTGCAACTCAAGCAGTTTGGCAAGATTGCGTTCGTGCGCAGCCGGAAGGCTCGTGCCGTGACGGGGTATGGTACAGTGGGTGCCGACGGTAGTTTGTTCAATAGTTTCAAGGTACGTGTCGTAAAGGGATTGAAAGGTATCGGAGGAATATTTACTAAAAAGAAAGAGTATATAGATGAAGATAGCAACTTGATAAAGAAGAAATAA
- a CDS encoding glycosyltransferase family 32 protein — MIPKIIHLCWLSGDPYPQKIQRCLDSWKVHLPDYEVMLWDCNRFDLKSSPWVEQAFAARKYAFAADYIRMFALYNYGGIYLDSDVEILKSFDEFLELPYFVGAENAGTIEAAIIGAEKGCDWIKACLDYYQDREFVKEDGQMDIRMLPEIMNETIQKLKPIYVLPSGSSIAELKKKEQDMQERVCVLPCEYFSPKVFDSRQVILTPHTYAIHHYQNSWFSHKAFVYYRTRTLLIRVFGYRFVRNIERFLRKK, encoded by the coding sequence ATGATACCAAAAATTATACATTTATGCTGGTTGAGCGGCGATCCTTATCCGCAGAAGATTCAACGATGCCTGGACAGTTGGAAAGTACATCTCCCCGACTACGAGGTGATGTTGTGGGATTGCAACCGGTTCGACCTGAAAAGCAGCCCGTGGGTGGAACAGGCTTTCGCTGCCAGGAAATATGCTTTTGCGGCTGATTATATACGCATGTTCGCTCTCTACAATTACGGGGGGATTTACCTGGATTCTGACGTGGAAATACTCAAGAGTTTTGATGAGTTTCTGGAGCTGCCCTACTTCGTAGGAGCGGAGAATGCGGGGACTATCGAAGCGGCAATTATCGGTGCCGAAAAGGGATGCGACTGGATAAAGGCTTGTCTGGATTATTATCAGGACAGGGAGTTTGTGAAGGAAGACGGCCAGATGGATATTCGTATGCTGCCTGAAATTATGAATGAGACGATACAGAAACTGAAGCCTATATATGTCTTGCCTTCGGGAAGCAGTATCGCCGAACTGAAAAAGAAGGAACAGGATATGCAGGAAAGGGTTTGTGTGCTCCCATGTGAATATTTCTCGCCCAAGGTGTTTGATTCGCGGCAGGTGATTCTGACGCCTCACACGTATGCGATTCATCATTATCAGAATTCATGGTTTTCGCACAAGGCGTTTGTTTATTACCGCACGAGGACATTGCTTATCAGGGTATTCGGTTATCGGTTTGTGAGGAATATAGAGAGATTTTTACGGAAGAAATAA
- a CDS encoding glycosyltransferase family 4 protein — translation MKALFLIFHGFDKANGISKKIHYQVKALKECGVDVRLCYYDITSNGDRRWMVDDEVIADFGTGTTAKLWKRVYYSPIIEYARRENIGLVYIRSHHNANPFTLKLVKRLKRTGARVVMEIPTYPYDQEYVSSSMKLHLIIDQCFRRQLSKHLDGIVTFSNAETIFGGKTIRISNGIDFDAIPMRRHSENDTTKELHLIAVAEVHYWHGLDRMVKGLADYYRTNPEYKVYFHIIGPLSGEREREEILPVIRDNHLEPYVILHGPLHGDELDAQFERADFAIGSLGRHRSGITYIKTLKNREYAARGFAFAYSETDEDFDSMPYVWKVPADESPIDIPKLMEFQQSLKITPAEIRESVRPLSWKAQMQKVVGEIEKINNAT, via the coding sequence ATGAAAGCCTTGTTCCTTATATTCCACGGTTTCGACAAAGCCAATGGAATCAGTAAGAAAATTCATTACCAGGTGAAAGCCCTCAAAGAGTGTGGTGTGGACGTTCGCCTGTGTTATTACGATATAACTTCTAATGGAGATCGCCGCTGGATGGTAGACGATGAAGTAATTGCCGACTTCGGGACAGGGACTACGGCCAAGCTCTGGAAAAGAGTTTATTACTCTCCTATCATTGAATATGCCCGCCGCGAAAATATTGGTTTGGTTTATATCCGCTCGCATCACAACGCGAATCCTTTCACGCTGAAGCTGGTGAAACGACTGAAGCGCACGGGTGCCAGAGTGGTGATGGAAATCCCTACTTATCCCTACGATCAGGAGTATGTCTCTTCATCCATGAAACTGCATCTTATCATCGACCAGTGTTTCCGCCGCCAACTGTCAAAGCATTTGGACGGAATTGTCACTTTCTCCAACGCGGAAACTATATTCGGGGGCAAGACGATACGTATCTCCAACGGGATTGATTTCGACGCTATCCCCATGAGACGGCACAGCGAGAACGACACTACGAAGGAGTTGCATCTTATCGCCGTGGCGGAAGTGCATTACTGGCACGGATTGGACCGGATGGTGAAGGGGCTAGCCGATTATTACCGCACGAATCCTGAATATAAGGTTTATTTTCATATCATAGGCCCGTTGTCCGGCGAACGTGAACGGGAAGAAATTCTGCCTGTCATCCGTGACAATCATCTGGAGCCTTATGTCATCCTGCACGGGCCGCTGCACGGCGATGAGCTGGATGCCCAGTTTGAACGTGCGGACTTTGCCATCGGCAGTCTGGGACGTCACCGAAGTGGCATTACTTATATCAAGACGCTGAAAAACCGTGAGTATGCCGCACGGGGATTCGCTTTCGCATATTCGGAGACGGACGAGGATTTCGATTCCATGCCTTATGTATGGAAAGTGCCCGCGGACGAATCGCCGATAGATATTCCGAAGTTGATGGAGTTTCAGCAATCACTGAAAATCACGCCGGCTGAGATCCGCGAATCGGTACGCCCGTTGTCCTGGAAAGCGCAGATGCAGAAGGTGGTAGGGGAAATTGAAAAGATTAATAACGCAACCTGA
- a CDS encoding lipopolysaccharide biosynthesis protein, whose amino-acid sequence MANNIKRQLFSGVFYTALAKYSGVIISLVIAGVLARLLSPDDFGIVAIATVIIAFFNLFTDMGVSPAIIQHKSLTGDDLADIFSFTVWTGIGISVLFFGASWLIADYYESDILRTLCQLLSVNLFFASATIVPGALFYRNKEFKFIALRSFIIQISAGAAAVTAALCGAGLYALIINPIVSSILIFIISYHRYPQRLRFTLGLGVLRKIFSYSAYQFLFNVINYFSRNLDKLLIGKYMGMSPLGYYEKSYRLMMLPLQNITQVITPVMHPIFSDFQNDKAKLATSYERILRFLSFIGLPLSVLLFFTAQEVTLIIFGDQWLPSVPVFRILALSVGVQIILSSSGSIFQAAGDTRSLFVCGVFSSVLNVAGMLLGIFYFGTLTAVATCIVATFTINFVQCYWQMYRVTFRRSALPFVRQLISPLVVSLLMAAALVPMQYALEGMNIFLTIIAKGIVSFIIFGVYIQATHEYDLIGKVRSVVSKRK is encoded by the coding sequence ATGGCTAACAATATCAAACGCCAGCTATTTTCAGGAGTATTCTACACGGCACTTGCCAAATACAGCGGTGTCATCATCTCTCTCGTCATAGCAGGTGTACTGGCACGTCTCCTCTCGCCCGACGACTTCGGCATAGTGGCCATCGCCACCGTCATCATCGCTTTCTTTAATCTTTTCACGGACATGGGGGTATCTCCCGCCATCATCCAGCACAAGTCGCTGACGGGGGACGACCTGGCGGACATTTTCTCGTTCACCGTGTGGACGGGTATCGGCATCAGCGTACTCTTCTTTGGCGCTTCGTGGCTCATCGCCGACTATTACGAAAGCGACATCCTGCGGACGCTCTGCCAACTGCTGTCTGTCAACCTTTTTTTCGCATCCGCCACCATCGTTCCGGGAGCATTGTTCTATCGCAACAAAGAATTCAAGTTTATCGCCCTGCGCAGCTTTATCATACAGATTTCGGCAGGAGCCGCCGCCGTGACCGCCGCCCTCTGCGGAGCAGGATTGTATGCATTGATTATCAACCCGATTGTATCGAGCATACTGATATTCATCATTTCCTACCATCGCTATCCGCAACGGCTGCGCTTCACATTGGGACTGGGCGTGCTCCGGAAAATATTTTCTTACTCCGCCTACCAATTCCTGTTCAACGTCATCAATTACTTCAGCCGCAATCTTGATAAATTGCTGATTGGTAAATATATGGGTATGTCTCCCCTGGGATATTACGAAAAATCTTACCGGCTGATGATGCTGCCCTTACAGAACATCACGCAAGTGATCACGCCCGTGATGCACCCCATTTTCAGCGATTTCCAGAACGACAAGGCGAAGTTGGCGACGTCCTACGAACGGATTCTCCGTTTCCTGTCTTTCATCGGGCTGCCTCTCAGCGTGTTGTTGTTTTTTACGGCACAGGAAGTGACACTGATTATTTTCGGCGACCAATGGTTGCCATCCGTACCCGTTTTCCGGATACTGGCTCTCTCAGTGGGGGTTCAGATTATTCTTTCTTCTTCCGGTTCCATCTTTCAGGCGGCAGGAGACACACGGAGTTTATTCGTATGCGGCGTGTTCTCGTCCGTGCTCAACGTGGCGGGTATGCTGCTCGGTATTTTCTATTTCGGCACACTGACGGCGGTGGCAACTTGCATCGTCGCAACGTTTACCATCAACTTCGTGCAGTGCTACTGGCAGATGTACCGGGTGACTTTTCGGAGAAGCGCGTTGCCGTTCGTCCGTCAGCTTATTTCTCCGTTGGTGGTGAGCCTGCTGATGGCGGCAGCCCTCGTCCCCATGCAATATGCATTGGAAGGGATGAATATTTTTTTGACAATTATTGCCAAAGGTATCGTTAGTTTTATTATCTTTGGTGTTTATATACAAGCCACGCATGAGTACGACCTCATAGGAAAAGTACGGAGCGTGGTGAGTAAGAGAAAATAA